In the Ignavibacteriales bacterium genome, ACGGGTGAGGTCACCAAGCCGCTGAGCTCAACAGACGTCAGACACGCAATACTTCACGACGCACCGTCAGCTCATCAATGCGACCGATGTCGACCGAGACACCTATTCCCGGTTTCGACCTCGGAACGGTGATTTTCCCTTCCGTGTCCATCGTCCATTCAGGATGAACGATATCCCGCACCCAGTACCTGTCGCTCGGAGAAATGTCGCCGGGCAAGGTGAAATTCTTCAGCGAGGCAAGTGCCACATTGTGCGCCCTGCCGACTCCGCTTTCGAGCATGCCGCCGCACCAAACCGGGATTCCGTGCCGCGCACAGAGATCGTGGATGGCAATCGATGACGTAAAGCCCCCCACCCTGCCGGGTTTGATGTTGACAATCCGCCCGCTGCCAAGTTCGATCATATCCTGAGCCCGTTCGACGCTCGTGATGGATTCGTCGAGACACAGTGGTGTCCTGAGCATTTTCTGCAGCTTTGCATGGCGTACGAGGTCATCGCAGGCCAGCGGCTGTTCGATCATCATGAGATCGAACTGGTCAAGCTGACACAGCGTTGCGAAGTCTCTTTCTTCGTAGGCATTGTTCGCGTCGACCATCAGGTGCGGATTCGAGCCCACCGCTTTGCGGACGAAGCGGACGAACTCAATGTCTTTGCCCGGCTCGATCTTCATCTTGATCTTCCGGTATCCCCGCTCGAGACTGCGTTGCACCTTTTCGAGCAGAATCTGAGGGCTTTCCTGAATTCCGATCGAAATCCCTACCTCGATTTCCCCTCTCACTCCTCCAAGAAGGTTTGAGAGCGGCACTCCGGCCGTCCGGGCCGACAACGCCCAGATTCCCATCTCGGCACCTGCCTTCGCCATGGAGTGGCCGCGAAAATCTGCCTCGAGCAACGGATACACTTCCCGCGGGCTCTTGATTTCCTTCCCGAGAATGCGGGGGGCGATCCATTCACGCAGAGCAAGCCAGGCTGTATCGACAGTTTCGTATGAATAGTTTGGTTCTTCACCGGCAACACACTCGCTCCATTCGATGACTCCCTCCGAACTCATGAGCTCGAGGAGGCAGATCCTTCGAATGTCTGTGACTCCTGAAGAAATCCTGAACGGCTCTTTCAGAGGGAGATGGATCTCGCGGAGAGTGATGGAATCGATTCGCACGCTCAACCTTGTTCCCTTGCGGATAGGCAATAGTAGCAACGGCCTGCTTGTTCATCCCGGTAGAACCCAAGAACATCATAGCCCGCAGAAAGGTAATGCTGAAACGCTTCACGCGTGGCCCGCCTGCACTCGGCCGCGGTCACTGCAGAGAGGTTTCTTACTGCGTGAATGTCCGGAGGTATCTCGATCCTGACGCGTGGGGCGACTTCAACGTTCAGTCTCTGAAGAACCGAGCACGGCGCACCGGCATGGATCCTGGAGACGGCCAACGGAGCATCCATGAATCCTGTCACATCGTGCCCAAGAGCACCGGCAAGAATGGTCTCAACCCGTTTGGTATCAATCCGCCACACGACGACGAACCGATCGGTGCCAATTCCGCGAAACATTTCGCTGTCTTCGCCGGGACCGTACATGTCCTGAACATACTCCGTGACTTCGACTCCGAGAGCATTAAAATTGAGGTGTGCGTTACGGGCAACGAGAGGATCGTAGGTCCAATAGACTTCTTTGATCCCGTTGCGAAGAAGGACGTCGCGCTGATAGAGTTTAAGCTTCCTTCCGATACCGGAGTCGCGGAGACTATCTTTGACTGCCAGCATGTGCGACCAATGGACAGGGAGTCCATTGCTGAACCCTGTGAAACCGAACACAAGTCCGACCATCGTTCCCCGTACATCGAAGGCTCCTGCTGCAATGCCTCCGATCCTCTGAACGATCTTCGCCAGGGATGAGGTAACAACCTCAGAGACATTCTGGCCCCATATTTCCCTCTGGAGATCCTCGAAGGCTTGAAAGTCCTCCGAGGATTCCAGCGGGCGAATATTCACGCCATCGTCGACGGCGTCGGACATACGGGAACCGGTGCTTGAAATCGCGCTGCCTCTCCTGACATGTGAAGCTTACTTCTCGAGAATCATTCTCTTCGTCTGAACAAATGCGCCGGAGCGGAGTTCATACAGATACATGCCGCTTGGCAGGTTCTGCGCATTCACCTTCACGAGGTAATTTCCCGCAGCCTGATATTGATTGACGAGCTCAAACACTATTTTCCCCAGCACGTCATAAACGCGCAGCGTAACCATGCCGGACGCCGGGAGCGAATACTGAATCGTCGTCGCCGGGTTGAACGGGTTCGGATAGTTCTGACTCAGAACGAAGTCCGACGGAACCAAGCCATCAAGCTTCTCGACTGCGGTCGTGCGGATCGTCTTGAAGCTCCGTGCGGACGAGTAGGCACTGTAACCGGCGGCATTCTTGGAACGGACACGCCAGTAGTACGTCGTGTTCAGAGCCAGGCCGGTAACCGACTTCGAAGTCGTCGTCAACGTCGTGTCGTCGACCACGGTCGTCGCGAACGTTGCGGAGGCCGAGACCTGCAAGTGGTACGTTGTCGCGCCTGCTCCGGCGTTCCAGCTCAACGTTGTCGTAAGCTGCTGGTTGATGGAGGTGTCTGCAGGTGAAGCAAGTGTTGGAGCAGATGGTAACGCCACAATTGCCTTGAAGCTGAAAGCGGTCGAGAACGCGCTCGTTCCACCAGCATTTTTCGCGTTCACGCGCCAGTAGTAGGTTGCATTATTCGTCAACGGACCGACAGCCTTCGAAGTGCCTGTCAGAGTGGAATCGTCAACAAGCGTTGAAGCAAAATCAGCAACGGTCGAGAGCTGGACCCGATATGTCACCGCACCGGCGGAGGCATTCCAGGTCAATGTCGTTGATAATGCAACACCAGTTGCCAAATCGGCTGGGGATGAAAGAACCGGCGCAACCGGTGCTCCGACGATCGTCGTGAAGCTGCGTGCCGTCGAATAAGCGCTGGTTCCGCCTGCATTCGTGGCACTCACACGCCAGTAATACGTCGTATTGTTCAGGAGTCCTGACACGACTCGTGAAGTTCCGGTAAGCGTCGCATCATCCACAACCGTAGTGGCAAACGATGAAGCGGTCGAGACCTGCAGCCGGTAAGTGGCCGCTCCCGCTGATGCGGTCCAACTCAGTGTGCTCGATACTGCCAATCCGGTTGCAGCGTCAGCAGGCGCAGAAAGCGCCGGCGCCGACGGAGCAGCAACCAACGTTGTAAAGCTCCTGGTTGAAGAGTAAAGGCTGGCGCCTGCAGTATTTGCGGCGTTCACCTTCCAATAGTATGTCGTTCCATTCAGCAGCCCGCTCATCGCCTGGGAAGTGCCGGTGAGCCCGCTCTGATCGTAGACCGCGGTGCCAAAGTTCTGGTCCGTGGACACCACGAGCCGGTAGCTCGTCGCGGCGCTGACAGCTGACCAGCTGAGGGAGACGTTTGTCGCCTGGCCAGTTGCACCGTTCGCGGGTGATGTGAGCGACGGGGCGCCCGGCGAAACGCTGGCAGCATCTCTGATTCTGCCGTTTGTGTAGGTGGAATTCATGTTAGTGCCGAGCGAATCCGTGATGCTGCTCGGGGTTGTGTTCGCAAACGTCAAAGCGCTCGTTCCGCTGACATAATTGAAGAGCAGGTTGAACAATGTCCCTGTGCCGATGTTGAGCGCCGGAGAGACGTTGAACCACGAGATATTGATGCTGCCGTTCGCGTTTGCATTCGTGACGGAAGTCGAATTGAAAATGCCAAACGCAGGTTGGTTCGCGATTCCCGTAAAGGTGAGCACCGTTTTGTCAAACGTGATCGTCAGGCTGAATGATCCGACGTGCGTGAATCCGGTGACCCCGACAGGAACGTTGATTGCGCTGCCGACCGTCGCGACCATATCAGGCATGTTGAGGCCGAGCTGGCCCGTGGTACCCGAAGTCGTCGTGAAGCTGAATACGGTCGAGTAGGCACTCGTGCCGCCTGAGTTCGTCGCGTTCACTCGCCAGTAATACGTTGTGCTGTTCGCGAGTCCGGTTAATCCCTGCGACGTTCCCGTGATCCCTGATTGATCGAAGATCGTCGATCCGAAATTCTGATCCGTGGAAACCTGTAGGCCGTAGC is a window encoding:
- the menC gene encoding o-succinylbenzoate synthase, translated to MRIDSITLREIHLPLKEPFRISSGVTDIRRICLLELMSSEGVIEWSECVAGEEPNYSYETVDTAWLALREWIAPRILGKEIKSPREVYPLLEADFRGHSMAKAGAEMGIWALSARTAGVPLSNLLGGVRGEIEVGISIGIQESPQILLEKVQRSLERGYRKIKMKIEPGKDIEFVRFVRKAVGSNPHLMVDANNAYEERDFATLCQLDQFDLMMIEQPLACDDLVRHAKLQKMLRTPLCLDESITSVERAQDMIELGSGRIVNIKPGRVGGFTSSIAIHDLCARHGIPVWCGGMLESGVGRAHNVALASLKNFTLPGDISPSDRYWVRDIVHPEWTMDTEGKITVPRSKPGIGVSVDIGRIDELTVRREVLRV
- a CDS encoding T9SS type A sorting domain-containing protein, which codes for MKINLLKLCLIALLLLMGASLAVAQVSVSIADTAGVNGAAYTLPVKVTGFNHVGSFSITITFDKNALTYNGYSGQPTVGIFNATSVTNANNNGSVSFSWFNISPALNIGTGTLLSALFTHKTGYSDLTFNTSPSNVTDSLGNNMPGTWTHGRIAGPPSTVSLTAPANAATAVTVSPTLSWASQVIAKTYRLQLATDAAFTSIVLDDATITTASKAVGPLSGNATYYWRVSATNAGGTSAYPTANSFTTVAAPPAAPTLVSPADAATGQATNVTLSWFASPGSDAYRLQVSTSSSFATTVYDDSTLTTTSKAMSGLLTATTYYWRVKAKNNTQGTSAYSSIRSFTTLAGTPTVPVLSSPANAATGVTTPVTLTWGASTGAVTYRLQVSADQNFGTTFYNDSTLTATSQSISGLAASTTYYWRVNAKNSSGTSAYSATFSFTTGIAAPAAPTLIAPANVATGQASSLTLTWTASATATSYRVQVSTSSAFATTFLDQSGVTGTSQALTGLVSSTTYYWRVSAANAGGTSAYSTTFSFTTVVVVPPTPTLSAPANGATNQPLTQTLSWNPSAGAAGYGLQVSTDQNFGSTIFDQSGITGTSQGLTGLANSTTYYWRVNATNSGGTSAYSTVFSFTTTSGTTGQLGLNMPDMVATVGSAINVPVGVTGFTHVGSFSLTITFDKTVLTFTGIANQPAFGIFNSTSVTNANANGSINISWFNVSPALNIGTGTLFNLLFNYVSGTSALTFANTTPSSITDSLGTNMNSTYTNGRIRDAASVSPGAPSLTSPANGATGQATNVSLSWSAVSAATSYRLVVSTDQNFGTAVYDQSGLTGTSQAMSGLLNGTTYYWKVNAANTAGASLYSSTRSFTTLVAAPSAPALSAPADAATGLAVSSTLSWTASAGAATYRLQVSTASSFATTVVDDATLTGTSRVVSGLLNNTTYYWRVSATNAGGTSAYSTARSFTTIVGAPVAPVLSSPADLATGVALSTTLTWNASAGAVTYRVQLSTVADFASTLVDDSTLTGTSKAVGPLTNNATYYWRVNAKNAGGTSAFSTAFSFKAIVALPSAPTLASPADTSINQQLTTTLSWNAGAGATTYHLQVSASATFATTVVDDTTLTTTSKSVTGLALNTTYYWRVRSKNAAGYSAYSSARSFKTIRTTAVEKLDGLVPSDFVLSQNYPNPFNPATTIQYSLPASGMVTLRVYDVLGKIVFELVNQYQAAGNYLVKVNAQNLPSGMYLYELRSGAFVQTKRMILEK